The Bos indicus isolate NIAB-ARS_2022 breed Sahiwal x Tharparkar chromosome X, NIAB-ARS_B.indTharparkar_mat_pri_1.0, whole genome shotgun sequence genome has a window encoding:
- the HPRT1 gene encoding hypoxanthine-guanine phosphoribosyltransferase isoform X2, with protein sequence MAARSPSVVISDDEPGYDLNLFCIPNHYAEDLEKVFIPHGLIMDRTERLARDVMKEMGGHHIVALCVLKGGYKFFADLLDYIKALNRNSDKSIPMTVDFIRLKSYCNDQSTGDIKVIGGDDLSTLTGKNVLIVEDIIDTGKTMQTLLALVKKHKPKMVKVASLLMKRTPRSVGYKPDFVGFEIPDKFVVGYALDYNEYFRDLNHVCVISETGKAKYKA encoded by the exons ATGGCGGCCCGCAGCCCCAGCGTGGTG attagcGATGATGAACCAGGTTATGAcctaaatttattttgtataccCAATCATTATGCTGAGGATTTAGAGAAGGTGTTTATTCCTCATGGACTAATTATGGACAG GACCGAACGGCTGGCTCGAGATGTGATGAAGGAGATGGGTGGCCATCACATTGTGGCCCTCTGTGTGCTCAAGGGGGGCTATAAGTTCTTTGCCGACCTGTTGGATTACATCAAAGCACTGAACAGAAATAGTGACAAATCCATTCCTATGACTGTGGATTTTATCAGACTGAAGAGCTACTGT aacgACCAGTCAACAGGCGACATAAAAGTAATTGGTGGAGATGATCTCTCAACTTTAACTGGAAAG aaTGTCTTGATTGTCGAA gATATAATTGACACTGGGAAGACAATGCAGACTTTGCTTGCCTTGGTCAAGAAGCATAAACCAAAGATGGTCAAGGTTGCGAG CTTGCTGATGAAAAGGACCCCTCGAAGTGTTGGATATAAACCAGACT TTGTTGGATTTGAAATTCCAGACAAGTTTGTTGTGGGATATGCCCTTGACTATAATGAATACTTCAGGGACTTGAAT cacGTGTGTGTCATTAGCGAAACtggaaaagcaaaatacaaagccTAA
- the HPRT1 gene encoding hypoxanthine-guanine phosphoribosyltransferase isoform X1 → MEPTLLTLILDFTASRTISDDEPGYDLNLFCIPNHYAEDLEKVFIPHGLIMDRTERLARDVMKEMGGHHIVALCVLKGGYKFFADLLDYIKALNRNSDKSIPMTVDFIRLKSYCNDQSTGDIKVIGGDDLSTLTGKNVLIVEDIIDTGKTMQTLLALVKKHKPKMVKVASLLMKRTPRSVGYKPDFVGFEIPDKFVVGYALDYNEYFRDLNHVCVISETGKAKYKA, encoded by the exons ATGGAGCCTACTTTGctaaccttgatcttggacttcacagcctccagaaca attagcGATGATGAACCAGGTTATGAcctaaatttattttgtataccCAATCATTATGCTGAGGATTTAGAGAAGGTGTTTATTCCTCATGGACTAATTATGGACAG GACCGAACGGCTGGCTCGAGATGTGATGAAGGAGATGGGTGGCCATCACATTGTGGCCCTCTGTGTGCTCAAGGGGGGCTATAAGTTCTTTGCCGACCTGTTGGATTACATCAAAGCACTGAACAGAAATAGTGACAAATCCATTCCTATGACTGTGGATTTTATCAGACTGAAGAGCTACTGT aacgACCAGTCAACAGGCGACATAAAAGTAATTGGTGGAGATGATCTCTCAACTTTAACTGGAAAG aaTGTCTTGATTGTCGAA gATATAATTGACACTGGGAAGACAATGCAGACTTTGCTTGCCTTGGTCAAGAAGCATAAACCAAAGATGGTCAAGGTTGCGAG CTTGCTGATGAAAAGGACCCCTCGAAGTGTTGGATATAAACCAGACT TTGTTGGATTTGAAATTCCAGACAAGTTTGTTGTGGGATATGCCCTTGACTATAATGAATACTTCAGGGACTTGAAT cacGTGTGTGTCATTAGCGAAACtggaaaagcaaaatacaaagccTAA